Proteins encoded together in one Bacteroides zoogleoformans window:
- the ilvC gene encoding ketol-acid reductoisomerase, with the protein MAQLNFGGVIENVMTREEFPLEKAREVLKDETIAVIGYGVQGPGQACNLRDNGFNVIVGQRPGKTYEKAVADGWVPGETLFGIEEACRRGTVVMCLLSDAAVMSVWPVIKPCLTPGKALYFSHGFAITWNDRTGVVPPGDIDVIMVAPKGSGTSLRTMFLEGRGLNSSYAIYQDATGRAFDKTIALGIGIGSGYLFETTFIREATSDLTGERGSLMGAIQGLLLAQYEVLRENGHSPSEAFNETVEELTQSLMPLFAKNGMDWMYANCSTTAQRGALDWMTPFHDAIKPVVQKLYESVKSGNEAQISIDSNSKPDYRDKLNAELKALRESEMWQTAVTVRKLRPENG; encoded by the coding sequence ATGGCACAATTGAATTTTGGCGGTGTTATCGAGAATGTGATGACCCGCGAAGAGTTTCCTTTGGAAAAAGCGCGCGAGGTTTTGAAAGACGAAACCATCGCAGTTATCGGCTATGGCGTGCAAGGCCCCGGTCAGGCATGCAACTTGCGCGATAACGGTTTCAACGTCATTGTGGGGCAGCGTCCGGGCAAGACGTACGAGAAAGCTGTGGCCGACGGATGGGTGCCGGGCGAAACGCTCTTCGGCATCGAAGAGGCCTGCCGCAGGGGCACTGTCGTGATGTGTTTGCTGTCCGATGCGGCTGTAATGTCCGTATGGCCCGTCATCAAGCCCTGTCTCACTCCCGGCAAGGCGCTTTACTTCTCCCACGGCTTTGCCATCACTTGGAACGACCGCACGGGTGTGGTTCCTCCCGGCGACATCGACGTGATTATGGTGGCTCCGAAGGGCTCCGGCACTTCGCTCCGCACCATGTTCCTCGAAGGCCGTGGTCTGAACTCTTCCTATGCCATCTATCAGGATGCCACCGGCCGGGCTTTCGACAAGACCATCGCCTTGGGCATCGGCATCGGTTCGGGCTATTTGTTCGAGACCACCTTCATCCGCGAGGCTACCTCCGACTTGACCGGCGAGCGCGGTTCGCTCATGGGAGCCATTCAGGGATTGCTGCTGGCCCAGTACGAGGTGTTGCGCGAGAACGGTCACTCTCCTTCCGAGGCCTTCAACGAAACCGTGGAAGAGTTGACCCAATCCTTGATGCCCCTCTTTGCCAAGAACGGCATGGACTGGATGTATGCCAACTGCTCTACTACGGCTCAGCGCGGTGCGCTTGACTGGATGACCCCGTTCCACGATGCCATCAAGCCCGTTGTGCAGAAGCTGTACGAAAGCGTGAAGTCCGGCAACGAAGCTCAGATTTCCATCGACAGCAACTCCAAGCCCGATTATCGCGACAAGCTGAATGCCGAGCTGAAAGCCTTGCGCGAAAGCGAAATGTGGCAGACCGCCGTCACCGTCCGCAAGCTCCGTCCGGAGAATGGTTAA
- a CDS encoding acyl-[acyl-carrier-protein] thioesterase has protein sequence MSEKNKIGTYKFVAEPFHVDFTGRLALGVLGNHLLNCAGFHATDRGFGIAALNEDNYTWVLSRLAIELDEMPCQYEEFSIRTWVENVYRLFTDRNFALIDKDGRTTGYARSVWAMISMNTRKPADLLTLHDGGIMDYVCDEPCPIEKPSRIKVSSTEPVASLTAKYSDIDINGHVNSIRYIEHILDLFPMEMYREKRIRRFEMAYVTESRYGDRLTFFMDDDGGGVYAVEVKKSGGEVVCRSKVIFTEK, from the coding sequence ATGAGTGAGAAGAACAAGATAGGAACTTACAAGTTCGTGGCCGAACCGTTCCATGTCGATTTCACCGGACGGCTCGCCTTGGGCGTATTGGGCAATCATCTGCTGAATTGCGCAGGCTTCCATGCCACCGACCGCGGCTTCGGCATCGCTGCCTTGAACGAGGACAATTATACCTGGGTGCTGTCCCGTCTGGCCATCGAGCTGGACGAGATGCCCTGCCAATATGAGGAGTTTTCCATCCGGACGTGGGTGGAGAATGTTTACCGCCTTTTCACTGACCGTAATTTCGCCCTTATCGACAAAGACGGACGGACAACGGGCTATGCGCGATCCGTATGGGCCATGATCAGCATGAATACGCGCAAGCCGGCCGATTTGCTGACGCTTCACGACGGCGGCATCATGGACTATGTCTGCGACGAGCCTTGCCCCATCGAGAAGCCGTCGCGCATCAAGGTCTCTTCCACGGAGCCGGTGGCTTCGCTGACAGCCAAGTACAGCGATATCGACATTAACGGACACGTCAACAGCATCCGCTATATCGAGCACATCCTCGACCTGTTCCCCATGGAGATGTACCGCGAGAAGCGCATCCGCCGTTTCGAGATGGCCTATGTCACCGAAAGCCGCTATGGAGACCGGCTTACCTTCTTCATGGACGATGACGGTGGCGGCGTCTACGCTGTCGAAGTGAAGAAAAGCGGCGGCGAGGTAGTCTGCCGCTCCAAAGTGATATTTACAGAGAAATAG
- the ilvN gene encoding acetolactate synthase small subunit → MSDKTLYTIIVHSENFAGLLNQVTAVFTRRQINIESLNVSASSIKGVHKYTITAWTDKETIEKVTKQIIKKIDVLQAHYFTDDEIYQHEIALYKITTSILEEKPEVSKVIRRYNARIVEVNTVFSIVEKNGMSEDITALYEELSAFDCVLQFVRSGRVAITTGCFERVNEYLAEREAKYLQSKQNGDE, encoded by the coding sequence ATGAGTGACAAAACATTATATACCATTATCGTCCATTCGGAAAACTTTGCCGGTCTGCTCAATCAGGTGACGGCTGTTTTTACCCGCCGGCAAATCAATATCGAAAGCCTGAACGTATCGGCTTCCTCCATCAAAGGGGTACACAAATATACCATCACTGCTTGGACGGACAAAGAGACCATTGAAAAGGTGACCAAGCAAATCATCAAGAAAATAGATGTGTTGCAGGCCCATTACTTTACGGACGATGAAATCTACCAACATGAAATAGCTCTTTATAAGATAACCACTTCCATATTGGAAGAGAAACCGGAAGTTTCTAAAGTTATCCGCAGATACAATGCGCGCATCGTGGAGGTGAACACAGTCTTTTCCATTGTAGAGAAGAACGGCATGAGCGAAGACATTACCGCCCTCTACGAGGAGTTGAGCGCATTTGACTGCGTGCTTCAGTTTGTCCGTTCGGGCCGTGTAGCCATTACCACCGGTTGCTTCGAGCGGGTCAACGAATATCTGGCGGAGCGTGAGGCGAAATACCTTCAAAGTAAACAAAACGGCGATGAGTGA
- the ilvB gene encoding biosynthetic-type acetolactate synthase large subunit, with translation MRSLEYQGVKTIFGYPGGSIMPVFDALYDHRKTLNHILVRHEQGAAHAAQGFARVSGEVGVCLVTSGPGATNTITGIADAMIDSTPIVVIAGQVGTNFLGTDAFQEVDLVGITQPITKWSYQVRRAEDVAWAVARAFYVAKNGRPGPVVLDFAKNAQVDKTEYVPTKVDYIRSYLPVPEMNSEAIRQAAELINGAVRPLVLVGQGVELGEAQQELRTFIEKAGMPAGCTLLGLSALPTAHPLNKGMLGMHGNLGPNINTGKCDVLIAVGMRFDDRVTGKLSTYATQAKIIHFDIDPAEIDKNVKVDVAVLGDCKETLAVVTELLKPAEHKEWLETFLPYEKVEEEKVIRPELHPAGKALSMGEVVRAVSEATGNEAILVTDVGQNQMMAARYFKYSKKRSIVTSGGLGTMGFGLPAAIGATFGSPDRTVCVFMGDGGLQMNIQELGTVMEQKAPVKIILLNNNFLGNVRQWQAMFFNRRYSFTPMMNPDYMKIASAYAIPARRIMKRDELAAAIDEMIATDGPFLLEACVEEEGNVMPMTPPGGSVNQMLLEC, from the coding sequence ATGCGCTCTTTGGAATATCAGGGAGTAAAAACCATCTTCGGTTATCCGGGAGGAAGTATCATGCCGGTGTTCGACGCCTTATACGACCATCGTAAGACGTTGAATCATATTTTGGTCCGCCATGAGCAGGGAGCTGCCCATGCAGCACAAGGCTTTGCACGCGTCTCTGGCGAAGTCGGCGTATGCTTGGTTACCAGTGGGCCGGGCGCCACCAATACTATTACGGGCATTGCCGATGCCATGATAGACAGCACGCCGATTGTTGTCATAGCTGGCCAGGTGGGAACAAATTTCCTGGGTACAGATGCTTTTCAGGAAGTCGATTTGGTAGGTATCACGCAGCCCATTACGAAATGGAGCTATCAAGTCCGTCGGGCAGAAGATGTGGCTTGGGCGGTGGCTCGTGCATTTTACGTGGCAAAAAACGGGCGTCCCGGCCCGGTAGTACTCGATTTTGCCAAGAATGCACAAGTAGATAAAACCGAATACGTTCCCACGAAAGTGGACTATATTCGCAGTTATCTTCCGGTTCCCGAAATGAATTCTGAAGCCATCAGACAAGCAGCCGAGCTGATAAACGGAGCGGTGCGTCCTTTGGTATTGGTGGGACAAGGGGTAGAGTTGGGAGAAGCTCAACAGGAACTCCGTACTTTTATCGAGAAAGCCGGAATGCCTGCCGGATGTACCCTGCTGGGACTTTCCGCTTTGCCTACGGCACATCCTTTGAACAAGGGAATGCTGGGGATGCACGGAAATTTGGGTCCCAATATCAATACAGGCAAATGCGATGTACTGATTGCCGTGGGCATGCGCTTCGACGACCGTGTCACCGGCAAATTGTCCACTTATGCCACACAAGCAAAGATTATTCATTTCGATATAGACCCTGCCGAGATAGATAAGAACGTTAAAGTGGATGTTGCCGTGTTGGGCGACTGCAAGGAGACGCTGGCTGTGGTGACCGAATTGCTGAAGCCTGCCGAACATAAAGAATGGCTCGAAACTTTTCTGCCTTATGAAAAGGTAGAAGAGGAAAAAGTCATTCGGCCGGAATTGCATCCGGCAGGCAAAGCTTTGAGCATGGGCGAAGTGGTGCGTGCCGTCAGCGAGGCTACCGGCAATGAGGCTATATTGGTCACCGACGTGGGGCAAAATCAGATGATGGCCGCCCGATATTTCAAATATAGCAAGAAGCGTAGCATTGTCACCTCAGGCGGTTTGGGCACTATGGGTTTCGGGCTTCCGGCCGCCATAGGCGCCACTTTTGGCAGTCCCGACCGTACAGTATGCGTTTTCATGGGCGATGGAGGATTACAGATGAACATACAGGAGCTGGGCACTGTTATGGAGCAAAAGGCACCGGTGAAAATAATTCTGCTGAACAATAACTTTCTCGGCAACGTTCGGCAATGGCAGGCGATGTTCTTCAACCGCCGTTATTCGTTCACCCCTATGATGAACCCTGACTATATGAAAATAGCGTCGGCCTATGCCATTCCTGCCCGTCGGATCATGAAGCGCGATGAGTTGGCAGCAGCGATTGATGAGATGATTGCCACGGATGGCCCGTTCTTGCTCGAAGCTTGCGTGGAAGAAGAAGGAAATGTGATGCCGATGACCCCACCGGGTGGTTCGGTGAACCAGATGCTACTGGAATGCTGA
- the ilvD gene encoding dihydroxy-acid dehydratase, producing MKHRLRSSFSTQGRRMAGARALWTANGMKQEQMGRPIIAIVNSFTQFVPGHVHLHEIGQFVKGEIEKMGCFAAEFNTIAIDDGIAMGHDGMLYSLPSRDLIADSVEYMVNAHKADAMICISNCDKITPGMLMAAMRLNIPAVFVSGGPMEAGEWNGRHLDLIDAMIQSADESVGDNEVAQIEQRACPTCGCCSGMFTANSMNCLNEALGLALPGNGTIVATHANRRKLFEDAAKLIVKNAFRYYEEGDDSVLPRSIATREAFLNAMTLDIAMGGSTNTVLHLLAIAHEAETRFTMDDIDMLSRQTPCLCKVAPNTQKYHIQDVNRAGGIIAIMDELAKGGLVDTGVLRVDGMTLAETIDRYSITSPNVCEEAIEKFSSAAAGKFNLVLGSQAASYKEPDVDRVAGCIRGLEHAYSKDGGLAVLKGNIAQDGCVVKTAGVDESIWKFTGLAKVFDSQEAACNGILGGKVVSGDVVVITHEGPKGGPGMQEMLYPTSYIKSRHLGKECALITDGRFSGGTSGLSIGHISPEAAAGGNIGKIQDGDIIEINIPERSINVRLTDEELDARPMTPVTRTREISKALKAYAGMVSSADKGAVRLI from the coding sequence ATGAAGCATCGGTTACGTAGTTCGTTCAGCACACAGGGACGCCGCATGGCAGGCGCCCGGGCTTTGTGGACGGCCAATGGCATGAAGCAAGAACAAATGGGAAGGCCCATTATCGCTATAGTCAATTCGTTTACACAGTTCGTACCCGGACACGTCCACCTGCATGAAATCGGTCAGTTTGTAAAGGGTGAGATTGAAAAAATGGGATGCTTTGCAGCAGAGTTCAACACCATTGCCATCGACGATGGCATCGCTATGGGACATGACGGCATGCTTTATTCCTTACCCTCGCGAGACCTCATTGCCGATAGCGTGGAATATATGGTGAATGCCCATAAAGCAGATGCCATGATTTGCATCAGCAATTGCGACAAAATTACTCCGGGCATGCTGATGGCGGCAATGCGGCTGAATATTCCTGCCGTGTTCGTTTCGGGTGGTCCGATGGAAGCCGGTGAATGGAATGGCAGACATCTGGACTTGATCGATGCCATGATACAATCGGCCGATGAAAGTGTAGGCGACAATGAAGTTGCCCAAATAGAACAACGGGCCTGTCCCACATGCGGATGTTGTTCGGGCATGTTTACGGCCAATTCGATGAACTGTCTGAATGAGGCACTGGGGTTGGCCTTGCCCGGCAACGGGACGATTGTGGCCACTCATGCCAACCGCAGGAAACTGTTTGAAGATGCCGCCAAATTAATCGTAAAGAATGCTTTCAGGTACTATGAGGAAGGAGATGACAGCGTACTCCCGCGCAGCATTGCCACCCGCGAAGCTTTTCTGAACGCCATGACACTGGACATTGCAATGGGAGGCTCTACCAATACGGTGCTTCATTTGTTGGCAATAGCCCATGAAGCCGAAACCCGCTTTACGATGGACGACATCGATATGCTCTCCCGTCAAACCCCTTGTTTGTGCAAAGTGGCTCCTAATACTCAAAAATATCATATCCAAGATGTGAATCGTGCCGGTGGCATCATTGCCATAATGGACGAACTGGCGAAGGGCGGACTGGTAGACACCGGTGTTCTTCGTGTGGACGGAATGACGTTGGCGGAAACGATAGACCGCTATAGCATCACTTCTCCTAATGTATGCGAGGAAGCCATTGAAAAATTCTCCAGCGCCGCTGCCGGAAAGTTCAATCTCGTGCTTGGTTCGCAAGCGGCATCTTACAAAGAACCGGATGTGGACCGCGTTGCCGGGTGTATCCGCGGATTGGAGCATGCCTACAGCAAGGATGGCGGCTTGGCTGTTCTGAAAGGAAATATAGCCCAAGATGGCTGTGTCGTAAAAACGGCCGGAGTGGATGAAAGTATCTGGAAGTTTACCGGTCTGGCCAAGGTTTTCGATTCGCAGGAAGCTGCCTGCAACGGTATATTGGGAGGAAAGGTGGTCAGTGGCGACGTCGTTGTCATCACCCACGAAGGTCCTAAAGGAGGGCCGGGCATGCAGGAGATGCTTTATCCCACCTCTTATATCAAGTCACGCCATTTGGGTAAGGAGTGTGCACTGATTACCGACGGACGTTTCAGTGGGGGCACCTCCGGACTCAGCATAGGGCATATCTCGCCCGAAGCTGCAGCCGGTGGAAACATCGGTAAGATTCAAGATGGAGATATCATTGAAATCAATATTCCGGAACGTAGCATCAACGTGAGGTTGACGGATGAAGAATTGGACGCCCGCCCCATGACACCGGTCACACGCACTCGCGAAATATCCAAAGCATTGAAAGCTTATGCCGGCATGGTAAGTTCGGCGGATAAAGGAGCTGTGAGGTTGATATAG
- a CDS encoding glycoside hydrolase family 2 protein, protein MKNNFFIVGALILLAGVFNRVNAREVISFNSDWEFKKGPFPKDAMQAAVKWCTDWQEVTLPHTWNAEDMQKKVSAFYEGMGYYRKIYVFPENMKDKRLFLRFEGVGSCTEVYINGYLVGTHKGAYSAFVCEIGSQVKFGEENEVIVKADNTARPDVIPTNHILFGVYGGIYRPVWLVVTELCSIVANDCASSGVYITQKDVSKQYAEVTVKVKMDNATLTPVPLVLENAICDGSGKLVKKHSQAFELTPQGVQTYSSQFKLSNPHLWQGREDPYLYKVVSRLVQDGRVLDEIIQPLGLRKYEVVAGKGFFLNGKKYPMYGVTRHQDWWELGSALTNKEHDFDLAQIMDIGATTVRFAHYQQSDYIYSRCDTLGLVIWAEIPFVNRVTGQEWENAHQQMRELIRQSFNHPSIYVWGIHNEVYHPHGYTAALTQSVHDLCKLEDPDRYTISVNGYGNVDHPVNQNADIQGMNRYFGWYEKKMQDIKPWVEKMEKEYPWQRLMLTEYGADANIAHQTEILRDALNWMSPFYPETFQTKTHEYQWSVIAQHPYITASYLWNMFDFAVPTSKRGSVDARNMKGMMTFDRKIKKDSYFWYKANWSKEPVLYMTQRRNMLREKKETSVTVYSNIGTPKVYLNGRELSGIRKGYTDVHYVFEKVLLNDGRNVLRAVVIRQGKEYMDEMEWEYRGECSRESDFLEYEKEHGSW, encoded by the coding sequence ATGAAGAATAATTTTTTTATAGTAGGTGCTCTCATATTGCTGGCGGGAGTCTTCAACAGAGTAAATGCTCGTGAGGTGATATCGTTCAACAGTGATTGGGAGTTTAAGAAAGGGCCTTTTCCCAAAGACGCCATGCAGGCTGCCGTGAAGTGGTGTACCGACTGGCAGGAAGTGACTCTCCCGCATACTTGGAATGCAGAAGATATGCAGAAGAAAGTGTCCGCTTTTTATGAGGGCATGGGCTATTACCGGAAAATATATGTCTTTCCCGAGAACATGAAAGACAAGCGTCTCTTCCTGCGTTTCGAAGGAGTGGGCTCATGTACCGAGGTTTATATCAACGGCTATTTGGTTGGAACGCACAAAGGAGCTTATTCTGCCTTTGTATGCGAGATTGGCTCGCAAGTGAAATTCGGGGAGGAGAATGAAGTTATCGTAAAGGCCGATAATACTGCACGTCCTGATGTCATCCCTACCAATCATATACTGTTTGGCGTTTACGGAGGGATTTACCGTCCCGTATGGCTGGTGGTAACGGAGCTCTGCAGTATTGTTGCCAATGACTGTGCTTCGTCTGGTGTATATATCACCCAGAAAGATGTTTCAAAGCAGTATGCCGAAGTGACTGTAAAAGTGAAGATGGATAATGCGACACTGACTCCGGTTCCATTGGTTCTGGAGAATGCCATCTGCGATGGAAGCGGTAAGTTGGTGAAGAAGCATAGTCAGGCCTTTGAACTTACACCACAGGGAGTACAAACTTATTCTTCACAGTTCAAGTTGAGTAATCCTCATCTGTGGCAGGGACGTGAAGATCCTTATCTCTATAAAGTGGTGTCGCGTCTCGTGCAGGACGGACGTGTGCTGGACGAAATTATTCAGCCGCTGGGGCTCCGCAAGTATGAAGTTGTTGCAGGTAAAGGCTTTTTCTTGAACGGAAAGAAATATCCTATGTACGGTGTAACCCGCCATCAGGACTGGTGGGAACTGGGAAGTGCCTTGACTAACAAAGAACATGATTTTGATTTGGCACAGATTATGGATATAGGTGCGACTACCGTTCGTTTTGCCCATTATCAACAGTCCGACTATATTTATTCGCGTTGCGATACGTTGGGATTGGTGATTTGGGCAGAGATTCCTTTTGTCAACCGGGTGACTGGACAAGAGTGGGAAAATGCACATCAGCAGATGCGTGAATTGATTCGTCAGAGTTTCAATCATCCTTCCATCTATGTATGGGGCATTCATAATGAAGTGTACCATCCACATGGTTATACTGCCGCCCTTACACAGTCCGTCCATGATCTTTGCAAACTGGAAGACCCTGACCGTTATACCATATCGGTAAATGGTTATGGCAATGTCGACCATCCGGTCAATCAAAATGCGGATATACAAGGCATGAACCGTTATTTCGGCTGGTACGAAAAGAAGATGCAGGATATAAAGCCTTGGGTAGAGAAGATGGAAAAAGAGTATCCCTGGCAACGTCTGATGTTGACGGAGTATGGTGCCGACGCCAATATTGCTCACCAGACCGAAATTCTGCGCGATGCGCTGAACTGGATGAGCCCTTTCTATCCGGAAACATTCCAGACCAAGACCCATGAATATCAATGGAGCGTTATTGCACAGCATCCTTATATTACAGCTTCCTATTTGTGGAATATGTTTGATTTTGCGGTGCCTACTTCGAAGAGAGGCAGTGTAGATGCGCGTAACATGAAAGGGATGATGACTTTCGATCGCAAAATCAAGAAAGATTCTTATTTTTGGTATAAGGCCAATTGGAGCAAGGAACCGGTGCTTTACATGACGCAACGCCGGAATATGTTGCGTGAGAAAAAAGAAACCTCTGTCACGGTGTATTCCAATATCGGCACTCCCAAGGTATATCTCAACGGTCGTGAACTGTCCGGCATTCGTAAAGGGTATACCGATGTGCATTACGTCTTCGAAAAAGTGTTACTGAACGACGGCAGGAATGTATTGCGGGCAGTTGTCATCAGGCAAGGCAAAGAATATATGGATGAAATGGAATGGGAATATCGTGGGGAATGTAGCCGCGAATCCGACTTTCTTGAATATGAGAAAGAACATGGAAGTTGGTAA
- a CDS encoding discoidin domain-containing protein: protein MKKNIYILLGMFSFGALFAGCDDDDFGKAVTITAKNATNLESDIFGVVVTEGQPLQLKPFIMPKSARKNTVSYHFAGEPTGAIDLSEDGLITPKLTTPATGDIPSPLGTDTIIIRVDDGSSTYVRYPVRVVSNIVLVSSITIQSAGQNVEVERGKTFNLAQYVTVNPDNATDKSVTYSSEDPTVAIINRNGIITVVGETGQSTKITITANDRGRQTATCRVKVAAEAPLYVGFPFSEKWSYSCNLGTKEGNMKNLFDDKNSTFWCPEITMRPVYDPVCYLDIDLGEVIRLGQLGYRHRSLNYSHLQCHTFRLEAKKTVGDTWIDLGECVTESLKVEDYQFFPVEPIEARYIRITFIKGHLRSGQADWNYSENGNVSVGDLQVFIYNR, encoded by the coding sequence ATGAAAAAAAATATATATATCTTGTTAGGAATGTTTTCGTTCGGAGCACTGTTTGCGGGTTGCGATGACGATGATTTCGGTAAGGCAGTGACTATTACTGCTAAAAATGCGACTAATCTTGAAAGTGATATCTTTGGGGTAGTTGTGACGGAAGGGCAACCTTTGCAACTCAAGCCTTTCATCATGCCCAAGAGTGCAAGAAAGAATACCGTTAGTTATCACTTTGCTGGTGAACCTACCGGTGCTATCGATTTAAGTGAAGACGGCTTGATAACTCCTAAACTGACAACTCCGGCTACAGGCGACATCCCTTCTCCATTGGGTACGGATACGATCATCATAAGAGTGGACGACGGTTCGAGTACATACGTCAGATATCCGGTTAGAGTTGTCAGCAATATTGTGCTTGTATCAAGTATTACGATTCAGTCTGCCGGACAGAATGTGGAAGTGGAAAGAGGCAAGACTTTCAACTTGGCACAATATGTGACAGTTAATCCCGACAATGCTACCGATAAGAGCGTTACTTATTCCTCGGAAGATCCGACAGTGGCAATCATAAACCGGAATGGCATAATCACGGTGGTCGGTGAGACCGGACAGTCTACTAAGATAACTATTACTGCTAATGATAGAGGCAGGCAGACTGCTACATGCCGAGTGAAGGTGGCCGCAGAGGCACCTTTGTATGTAGGTTTTCCATTCTCTGAAAAATGGAGCTACTCCTGCAATCTGGGGACTAAAGAAGGGAATATGAAAAATCTGTTTGACGATAAGAATTCAACCTTCTGGTGTCCTGAAATCACAATGCGCCCGGTTTATGACCCGGTTTGTTATTTGGACATTGATTTAGGAGAAGTTATCAGGCTCGGACAATTGGGATATAGACATCGTAGCCTGAATTATTCTCATCTGCAATGCCATACGTTTAGGTTGGAGGCTAAAAAGACAGTAGGGGATACTTGGATCGATTTGGGCGAATGCGTAACGGAGTCTTTGAAGGTAGAGGATTATCAATTCTTCCCAGTAGAACCGATAGAAGCCCGATACATCAGAATTACCTTTATAAAAGGTCATTTGAGAAGTGGACAGGCTGATTGGAATTATTCGGAAAACGGTAATGTTTCTGTAGGAGATTTGCAAGTGTTTATTTATAATAGATAA